A section of the Gloeobacter violaceus PCC 7421 genome encodes:
- a CDS encoding ATP-binding cassette domain-containing protein, producing MVKLAVSIQKHLGEFRLSVDFAVECGLTILFGPSGCGKSSILSTIAGLLRPDSGRIALGEEVFFDSACGIHVSPQRRRVGLVFQNYALFPHLNVERNICFAIDRESQDFQRKRLRELLALLRLESLAHRYPAELSGGQQQRVAVARALAPHPHLLLLDEPFSALDPELREELRDELKRLQIQLALPIVMVTHTRSEALQLADTVVRLEFGQVMALGSAAAVLSPPPRTGNNARFSW from the coding sequence ATGGTAAAGCTCGCGGTGTCGATTCAAAAGCACCTGGGCGAATTTCGGCTGTCGGTCGATTTCGCCGTCGAGTGCGGATTGACGATCTTGTTCGGGCCGAGCGGCTGCGGCAAGTCGAGCATACTGTCGACCATCGCCGGACTGCTGCGGCCCGACAGCGGCCGGATTGCCCTGGGCGAGGAGGTATTTTTCGACAGTGCGTGCGGCATCCACGTCTCACCCCAGCGGCGCCGCGTCGGGCTCGTCTTCCAGAACTACGCCCTGTTTCCGCACCTCAACGTCGAGCGCAACATCTGCTTTGCGATCGACCGCGAGAGTCAAGATTTTCAGCGCAAACGTCTTCGAGAATTGCTGGCGCTGTTGCGCCTCGAAAGCCTGGCCCATCGCTATCCGGCGGAACTGTCCGGCGGACAGCAGCAGCGCGTGGCCGTGGCCCGCGCCCTGGCGCCCCACCCGCACCTGTTGCTGCTCGATGAGCCCTTCAGCGCCCTTGACCCCGAACTACGCGAGGAGTTGCGCGACGAATTGAAGCGGCTGCAAATCCAGCTTGCTCTGCCCATCGTGATGGTCACCCACACCCGCTCAGAAGCGCTCCAGTTGGCCGATACCGTCGTGCGCCTGGAGTTTGGGCAGGTGATGGCCCTGGGCAGCGCAGCGGCGGTACTCAGTCCCCCCCCCCGCACCGGCAACAACGCCCGATTTAGCTGGTAA
- the pyrE gene encoding orotate phosphoribosyltransferase, translated as MSSPLDWDLARQRSELLELMRTLCYREGDFKLSSGQSSSYYIDSKKATLHPLGALLAGSLLYERLPEGTAAIGGLTLGADPIVTAVAVVSALRHPAGGVGAFIVRKEVKKHGSQQWIEGPSLAVGTPVVIVDDVVTTGASGLQAAEKAEEAGLKVVKILALVDRHQGGGALYAGRGYPFEALYSIEEFRSR; from the coding sequence ATGTCCTCGCCCCTCGACTGGGATCTGGCCAGACAGCGCAGCGAGCTGCTGGAGTTGATGCGCACGCTCTGCTACCGCGAGGGCGACTTCAAGCTCTCCTCCGGCCAGAGCAGCAGTTACTACATCGACAGCAAAAAAGCGACGCTCCATCCGCTAGGTGCCCTGCTCGCGGGCTCGCTGCTCTACGAAAGGCTGCCCGAAGGCACGGCGGCGATCGGCGGGCTGACCCTCGGGGCCGATCCGATCGTGACGGCGGTGGCCGTGGTCTCGGCCCTGCGCCATCCCGCAGGCGGTGTGGGAGCCTTTATCGTGCGCAAGGAAGTCAAAAAACACGGCTCCCAGCAGTGGATTGAAGGGCCGAGCCTTGCTGTGGGCACACCGGTAGTGATTGTGGACGATGTAGTGACCACCGGCGCGAGCGGCTTGCAGGCAGCCGAAAAAGCTGAGGAGGCAGGCTTGAAAGTCGTCAAGATCCTGGCCCTTGTCGACCGCCACCAGGGCGGCGGAGCACTCTACGCCGGGCGCGGCTATCCATTCGAGGCGTTGTATTCGATCGAAGAATTTCGCAGCCGTTAG
- a CDS encoding arginine--tRNA ligase, with translation MTALSLQQQLAESIYTALGTAFEAGQLGQLTQLPPRQSVVVEKPKVPEHGDYATPVAMSLAKPCRLAPLAIAEAIASYLASDEIGVEVAKPGFINLRLGHRFVAVELQNILELKGDYGRTVPQQPERILLEFVSANPTGPLHLGHGRWAALGSSLERILQFAGYTVDSEFYINDAGNQMQLLGLSLKQRYLQVLGEAVELPDGGYKGSYLKELAEQLVADKGDSLGGEPVEWFSAYAEGRLLEQQKITLQQFRTEFDRWYSERSLHCAGAIEAALADLEARGMLYRAARSRQEQSGEITGRSKKVQAPAAFEEEDGGGEALFFKAADFGDEMDRVVKRADGNTTYLAADIAYHWDKYQRGYGRLINIWGADHHGYVPRMKAVAQALGHPADSLEILIGQMVRLFKTNPETGQKEEMRMSKRRGELVSVDDLIEEVGVDAGRWFLLSQSLNTTVNFDLDLAQSEKFDNPVFYVQYNHARCCSILRKAPERGMPILERFEFLKPDGGLWLETPQERTLALRLLAAPDEYRFAAVDRTPQRLTQYAYDLASDVSQFYEHCPILPPLAENLEPALRYARLGLVVATRQVLATTLTLLGIEPRESM, from the coding sequence ATGACAGCCCTATCACTGCAGCAACAACTCGCCGAGAGCATTTACACCGCTCTCGGCACCGCTTTTGAGGCCGGGCAACTGGGACAACTCACCCAGTTGCCCCCGCGCCAATCCGTCGTCGTCGAAAAGCCGAAAGTCCCCGAGCACGGCGACTACGCGACACCGGTGGCGATGAGCCTGGCCAAGCCCTGTCGCCTGGCGCCCCTTGCCATTGCCGAGGCTATCGCTTCCTACCTGGCAAGCGACGAGATCGGCGTCGAGGTGGCAAAACCGGGCTTTATCAATTTGCGCCTCGGCCACCGGTTCGTGGCCGTCGAATTGCAGAACATCTTAGAACTCAAGGGTGACTACGGCCGGACGGTGCCGCAGCAGCCCGAGCGCATCCTGCTCGAATTTGTCTCGGCCAATCCGACCGGGCCGCTGCACCTGGGCCACGGGCGCTGGGCGGCGCTCGGCTCCAGCCTGGAGCGGATCTTGCAGTTCGCAGGCTATACAGTCGATAGCGAATTTTATATCAACGATGCGGGCAACCAGATGCAGCTGTTGGGCCTCTCGCTCAAGCAGCGCTATTTGCAGGTTCTAGGTGAGGCGGTCGAGTTGCCCGACGGCGGCTACAAGGGCAGCTATCTGAAGGAGCTGGCGGAGCAACTGGTGGCCGACAAGGGCGACAGCCTGGGCGGCGAACCCGTCGAGTGGTTCAGCGCTTACGCCGAGGGCCGGCTGTTGGAGCAGCAGAAGATCACCTTGCAGCAATTTCGCACCGAGTTCGACCGCTGGTATTCCGAGCGCTCGCTGCACTGTGCGGGGGCCATCGAAGCGGCTCTTGCCGATCTGGAGGCGCGGGGGATGCTCTACCGGGCGGCCCGCTCGCGCCAGGAGCAAAGCGGCGAAATTACCGGCCGCTCCAAAAAGGTGCAGGCCCCGGCCGCCTTCGAGGAAGAAGACGGCGGTGGCGAGGCGCTGTTTTTCAAGGCGGCGGATTTTGGCGACGAGATGGACCGGGTGGTCAAGCGCGCCGACGGCAACACCACCTACCTCGCCGCCGACATCGCCTACCACTGGGACAAGTACCAGCGCGGCTACGGGCGGCTCATCAACATCTGGGGCGCCGATCACCACGGCTACGTGCCGCGGATGAAGGCGGTCGCCCAGGCGCTCGGACACCCGGCCGACTCCCTGGAGATCTTGATCGGCCAGATGGTGCGGCTGTTCAAGACCAACCCCGAGACCGGCCAAAAAGAAGAAATGCGCATGTCGAAGCGCCGGGGTGAACTGGTGAGCGTCGACGATCTGATCGAAGAAGTGGGGGTCGATGCCGGGCGGTGGTTCTTGCTCAGCCAATCGCTCAATACCACGGTCAATTTCGACCTCGACCTGGCCCAGTCCGAAAAATTCGACAACCCCGTCTTCTATGTCCAGTACAACCACGCCCGCTGCTGCAGCATTCTGCGCAAGGCCCCCGAGCGGGGGATGCCCATCCTTGAGCGCTTCGAGTTTCTCAAGCCCGACGGCGGACTGTGGCTCGAAACCCCGCAGGAGCGTACTCTTGCGCTACGGTTGCTTGCCGCCCCGGACGAGTATCGTTTTGCGGCCGTCGACCGGACTCCCCAGCGGCTCACCCAGTACGCCTACGATCTGGCCAGCGACGTGAGCCAGTTCTACGAGCACTGCCCGATTTTGCCACCTCTGGCGGAGAACCTGGAGCCTGCTTTGCGTTACGCTCGGCTCGGCCTCGTTGTCGCCACGCGGCAGGTGCTGGCCACTACCCTCACCCTGCTCGGCATCGAGCCGCGCGAATCGATGTAG
- a CDS encoding carbohydrate ABC transporter permease translates to MPKGRPFDTLSAWLYLLPALLLLGLFVLWPVTYLVGLSFTDGSLRDPLFVGTANFERLLGSESFLQVLVNTLVFTAGSAIPSVVLALLVAVVLSRSVPLQGLLRSAYFLPTIISLVAAGVAFRWLFHPQGWVNALVAWLGASPVSWLSSPTWAMPVLIFVATWKQIGFNVVIFLAGLGAVPKNRYEAAELDGANGWQQLWFITVPGIRPTLVFATITTVIFTFRSFEPVYVMTGGGPLGTTNILVYYVWEQAFGLFNFGLSAAAATLLLVGVLLVTAIQLWAASGED, encoded by the coding sequence ATGCCCAAAGGCCGACCTTTCGACACATTGAGCGCCTGGCTGTACCTTTTGCCGGCCCTGCTGCTGTTGGGCTTGTTCGTGCTCTGGCCTGTGACCTACCTGGTCGGCCTCAGCTTCACCGACGGCTCGCTGCGCGACCCCCTATTCGTGGGCACCGCCAACTTTGAGCGGCTGTTGGGCAGTGAGAGCTTCCTGCAGGTGCTCGTCAATACGCTCGTATTTACTGCCGGTTCGGCGATTCCGAGTGTGGTGCTGGCGCTTCTGGTGGCGGTGGTGCTCTCGCGGTCGGTGCCTTTGCAGGGATTGCTGCGTTCCGCTTACTTTCTGCCCACGATTATCTCGCTGGTAGCGGCGGGGGTAGCATTCCGCTGGCTCTTCCACCCGCAAGGCTGGGTGAACGCGCTCGTCGCTTGGCTGGGAGCTTCGCCGGTCAGTTGGCTTTCCAGTCCCACCTGGGCGATGCCGGTGCTCATCTTCGTCGCCACCTGGAAGCAAATCGGCTTCAATGTCGTGATTTTTCTGGCGGGCCTGGGCGCGGTGCCCAAGAACCGCTACGAAGCGGCCGAACTCGATGGGGCCAACGGCTGGCAGCAATTGTGGTTTATTACCGTGCCGGGCATCCGGCCAACCCTCGTGTTCGCCACGATCACCACGGTCATTTTTACTTTTAGGAGCTTTGAGCCGGTCTACGTGATGACCGGCGGCGGTCCGCTCGGCACCACGAACATTCTGGTCTACTACGTTTGGGAGCAAGCCTTCGGTCTGTTCAACTTCGGCCTATCGGCCGCCGCCGCCACCTTGCTGCTGGTGGGAGTGCTGCTGGTGACCGCTATCCAGCTCTGGGCGGCAAGCGGCGAAGATTGA
- the rpoC1 gene encoding DNA-directed RNA polymerase subunit gamma produces MPRMEQRFDYIKISIASPERVMAWGQRTLPNGQVVGEVTKPETINYRTLKPEMDGLFCERIFGPSKDWECYCGKYKRVRHRGIVCERCGVEVTESKVRRHRMGYIKLAAPVTHVWYLKGIPSYISTLLDMPLRDVEQVVYFNAYVVLNPGNAENLYYKQLLTEDQYIEVEDQIFAEDSSLELPEGWAKMGAEAIHELLAAIEMESEAERLRADLGESKGQKRTKLIKRLRVLDNFIATGSRPEWMVLTAIPVIPPDLRPMVQLDGGRFATSDLNDLYRRVINRNNRLARLQEILAPEIIVRNEKRMLQEAVDALIDNGRRGRTVVGANNRPLKSLSDIIEGKQGRFRQNLLGKRVDYSGRSVIVVGPKLKLHQCGLPKEMAIELFQPFVIHKLIQRGLVNNIKAAKKMIQRNDARIWSVLDEVITGHPVLLNRAPTLHRLGIQAFEPILVSGRAIQLHPLVCTAFNADFDGDQMAVHVPLSLESQAEARLLMLASNNVLSPATGRPIITPTQDMVLGCYYLTVDNPDATKGSGKYFGSSEDAVIAYNQGMIDLHAKIWLRFEGEVETDNPEDLRVRRDEQGNALSQFVRTTVGRIIFNQVIQETLVAS; encoded by the coding sequence ATGCCCAGGATGGAACAGCGTTTCGACTACATCAAGATCTCTATTGCCTCCCCGGAGCGGGTCATGGCCTGGGGGCAGCGCACCCTCCCCAACGGCCAGGTCGTCGGGGAGGTGACCAAGCCCGAGACGATCAACTACCGCACCCTCAAGCCCGAGATGGACGGGCTTTTTTGTGAGCGCATCTTCGGGCCTTCCAAAGATTGGGAGTGCTACTGCGGCAAATACAAACGCGTGCGCCACCGGGGCATCGTCTGCGAGCGCTGCGGCGTCGAAGTCACCGAATCGAAGGTGCGCCGCCACCGCATGGGCTATATCAAGCTCGCCGCCCCGGTCACCCACGTCTGGTACCTGAAGGGCATTCCTTCTTATATTTCGACGCTGCTCGACATGCCCCTGCGCGACGTCGAGCAGGTGGTCTATTTCAACGCCTACGTGGTGCTCAACCCGGGCAACGCCGAGAACCTCTACTACAAACAGCTGCTCACCGAGGACCAGTATATCGAGGTCGAAGATCAGATCTTCGCCGAGGATTCGAGCCTGGAACTGCCCGAAGGTTGGGCGAAGATGGGGGCCGAAGCGATCCACGAACTGCTCGCGGCCATCGAAATGGAGTCCGAAGCCGAGCGGCTGCGCGCAGATCTGGGCGAGTCGAAGGGGCAGAAGCGCACCAAACTGATCAAGCGCCTGCGGGTGCTCGACAACTTCATCGCCACCGGTTCGCGGCCGGAGTGGATGGTACTGACCGCCATCCCGGTCATCCCGCCGGATCTGAGACCGATGGTGCAGCTCGACGGCGGCCGTTTTGCCACCAGCGACCTCAACGACCTCTACCGCCGGGTGATCAACCGCAACAACCGCCTCGCGCGTCTGCAGGAGATCCTGGCGCCCGAGATCATCGTGCGCAACGAAAAGCGTATGCTCCAGGAGGCGGTGGACGCGCTCATCGACAACGGCCGGCGCGGCCGGACGGTGGTCGGCGCCAACAACCGGCCCCTCAAGTCGCTCTCGGACATCATCGAGGGCAAGCAGGGGCGCTTTCGCCAGAACCTGCTCGGTAAGCGCGTCGACTACTCGGGCCGCTCGGTGATCGTGGTCGGCCCCAAGCTCAAGCTCCACCAGTGCGGCCTGCCCAAGGAGATGGCCATCGAGCTGTTTCAGCCGTTTGTCATCCACAAGCTCATCCAGCGCGGACTGGTCAACAACATCAAAGCCGCCAAAAAGATGATCCAGCGCAACGACGCGCGCATCTGGAGCGTGCTCGACGAGGTGATCACCGGCCACCCGGTGCTCCTCAACCGCGCGCCCACGCTCCACCGCCTGGGTATCCAGGCGTTCGAACCGATCCTGGTCTCCGGTCGTGCCATTCAGCTCCATCCGCTGGTGTGCACGGCCTTCAACGCCGACTTCGACGGCGATCAGATGGCGGTGCACGTGCCGCTGTCGCTGGAGTCGCAGGCGGAGGCGCGCCTGTTGATGCTCGCTTCCAACAACGTGCTTTCGCCTGCCACCGGTCGGCCGATCATCACCCCTACCCAGGACATGGTGCTCGGGTGCTACTACCTGACGGTCGACAACCCCGACGCCACCAAAGGCTCCGGTAAATACTTCGGCAGCAGCGAAGACGCCGTGATCGCCTACAACCAGGGCATGATCGACCTGCACGCCAAGATCTGGCTGCGCTTTGAGGGCGAGGTCGAAACCGACAACCCCGAGGATTTGCGCGTGCGCCGTGACGAGCAGGGCAACGCGCTCTCGCAGTTCGTGCGCACCACCGTCGGGCGCATCATCTTCAACCAGGTCATTCAAGAAACGCTTGTCGCCAGCTAG
- a CDS encoding ZIP family metal transporter has product MHPVFLGTFASLIAGLATAVGALPVLFARKLSQKTQSILLGFGGGVMLAASAFSLIVPGTDIAVKQGYSRPVAALIMAVGILLGGLFLWLANRYFPHEHFIKGPEGANPSPERLKRIWLFVGAIALHNFPEGMAVGVSFGGGSIAEGLPVAVGIGLQNMPEGLVVAVALLGQGYSVGYALWVTLLSGLVEPIGGLLGASVVSVSQAILPWGMAFAAGAMLFVISDEIIPESHRQGFDLEGTVGVMVGFVVMMFLDIALGS; this is encoded by the coding sequence ATGCACCCAGTCTTCCTCGGAACCTTCGCCAGTCTGATCGCCGGCCTCGCCACGGCTGTAGGGGCCTTGCCGGTGCTCTTTGCCCGCAAGCTCTCCCAGAAGACCCAGTCGATTTTGCTGGGTTTCGGCGGCGGGGTAATGCTCGCCGCTTCCGCTTTTTCGCTGATCGTGCCGGGCACGGATATTGCCGTCAAGCAGGGTTACTCCCGGCCCGTCGCGGCTCTGATCATGGCGGTCGGCATTCTGCTGGGCGGCCTATTTTTGTGGCTGGCCAACCGCTACTTTCCCCACGAGCACTTCATCAAAGGCCCGGAGGGCGCCAACCCCAGTCCTGAGCGTCTCAAGCGCATCTGGTTATTCGTGGGGGCTATCGCCCTGCACAACTTTCCGGAGGGGATGGCGGTCGGCGTCAGCTTCGGGGGCGGCAGCATCGCCGAAGGTTTGCCGGTGGCGGTGGGCATCGGTCTGCAGAACATGCCCGAGGGGCTGGTGGTGGCCGTCGCCCTGTTGGGCCAGGGCTATTCGGTGGGCTACGCGCTGTGGGTGACGTTGCTTTCGGGTCTGGTCGAACCGATTGGCGGTCTACTGGGGGCGAGCGTGGTGAGTGTTTCCCAGGCGATCTTGCCCTGGGGGATGGCCTTTGCCGCCGGGGCGATGCTGTTTGTGATCAGCGACGAAATTATCCCGGAGTCGCATCGTCAGGGCTTTGACCTCGAAGGGACGGTGGGGGTGATGGTGGGATTTGTGGTAATGATGTTTCTCGATATTGCCCTGGGCAGCTAA
- a CDS encoding DNA-directed RNA polymerase subunit beta' — protein sequence MTQEPQPKFINRKIDKKGLGKLISWAFSHYGTARTALLADNLKNLGFRFATRGAVSISVEDLQVPDSKVNILETAEREIQRAEERFTRGEITEVERFQKVIDTWAGATQELTEGVKENFQERNPLNSVGMMAFSGARGNLSQVRQLVGMRGLMANPQGEIIDLPIKANFREGLNVTEYIISSYGARKGLVDTALRTADSGYLTRRLVDVSQDVIVREEDCTTQRGIFLGSLRDGDKMIVSLEERLVGRVAGRDVVHPVTGEVLAPRNTQFDYDSAARIARSGVDAVMVRSPLTCEANRSVCRMCYGWSLAHSHLVDIGEAVGIIAAQSIGEPGTQLTMRTFHTGGVFTGEVAKPLKAPFDGKIKFSSALKARPMRTRHGDDAYQADQAGTMSLEGSDGKKETVTITPGSLLLVRDGQRIEAGTMYAELALVGKTARKSTEKAQKEVFSDLAGEIKFADLVPEVKTDRQGNETQYASRLGLLWVLSGEVYNLPPGAETSLERGGKVEQGGVIAETRLVTEHGGGVRLKEQDAKGGREVEIITASVMLDKAIVHEEKSQGREHYSLETDNGQVFALKVSPGTKVNNGQVVAERVDDRYMTKSGGLIKYSEGVEVAKARGKQGYEVLKGGTLLWIPEETHEVNKDISLLEVEDGQYVEAGVQVVKDIYCLTSGVVAIAQRNDILREVVIKPGELHLLDAPSDLKVAHESFAYPGTEVIPGVVTTDLRYVEQVETPEGLAVLLRPVEEFPVPDEPDAPSQEASQQAGSSIRLRGMQRIPYRDGDRVKAIDGIELLKTQLVLEITDQAAQLAADIEFVPDEKDPSMVRLQLVILETLLIRRDVAADLLHGSTLTHILVKDGERIGPGAIIARTEILAKQAGTVRGISRVGQTVRRILLVTQSDLVNVPVEGTLTVKPGDLLRAGDKLAKDFASPESGQVVLAESGRVVVRIGRPYLVSGGAILLVVDGDLIQRGDNLALLVFERAKTGDIIQGLPRVEELLEGRKPKEMCVLVERPGKVQITQMPDESYQVSVVEDDGGVTNYPIIGQSLVVVDGQQVQTGESITDGPSNPHDILRIFTAREGLQKGIESVQRYLVNEVQQVYRSQGVEIHDKHIEIIVRQMTSKVRVEDGGDTTFLPGELVELRQIEQVNEAMAVTGGAPADCTPVLLGITKASLNTDSFISAASFQETTRVLTEAAIEGKSDWLRGLKENVIIGRLIPAGTGFNAYEEAEEVIEDDELIDDTLGLRTVGVAFAGDDDFVEEEDED from the coding sequence ATGACGCAAGAACCGCAACCCAAGTTCATCAACCGCAAAATCGACAAGAAGGGTCTGGGCAAGCTCATCTCCTGGGCTTTCTCCCATTACGGCACGGCGCGCACGGCGCTTTTGGCGGACAACCTCAAAAACCTCGGCTTCCGCTTCGCCACGCGCGGGGCGGTGTCGATTTCTGTCGAAGACCTGCAGGTGCCCGACAGCAAAGTCAATATTCTCGAGACCGCCGAGCGCGAGATTCAGCGCGCCGAGGAACGCTTCACCCGCGGTGAGATCACCGAGGTGGAGCGCTTTCAAAAAGTGATCGACACCTGGGCGGGGGCCACCCAAGAACTCACCGAGGGGGTCAAAGAAAACTTCCAAGAGCGCAACCCCCTCAACTCGGTGGGCATGATGGCCTTCTCAGGGGCGCGCGGCAATCTCTCGCAGGTGCGCCAGCTGGTGGGGATGCGCGGTCTGATGGCCAATCCGCAAGGCGAAATCATCGACCTGCCCATCAAGGCCAACTTCCGCGAGGGCCTGAACGTCACCGAGTACATCATCTCCTCCTACGGTGCGCGCAAGGGTCTGGTCGACACGGCCCTGCGCACCGCCGACTCGGGCTACCTCACCCGCCGCCTGGTGGACGTCTCCCAGGATGTGATCGTGCGCGAGGAAGACTGCACCACCCAGCGGGGCATTTTCCTGGGCAGCCTCAGAGACGGCGACAAGATGATCGTTTCGCTGGAGGAACGGCTGGTGGGCCGCGTCGCCGGCCGCGACGTCGTCCATCCAGTCACAGGCGAAGTGCTCGCCCCGCGCAACACCCAGTTCGACTACGATTCGGCCGCGCGCATCGCCCGCTCGGGGGTCGATGCGGTGATGGTCCGCTCGCCCTTGACCTGCGAAGCCAACCGCTCGGTCTGCCGCATGTGCTATGGCTGGTCGCTCGCCCACTCCCACCTGGTCGACATCGGCGAGGCGGTGGGAATCATTGCCGCCCAGTCGATCGGGGAACCCGGCACCCAGCTGACCATGCGCACCTTCCACACCGGCGGCGTGTTCACAGGCGAGGTAGCCAAGCCTCTCAAGGCGCCCTTCGACGGCAAAATCAAGTTCTCGAGCGCCCTCAAGGCCCGGCCGATGCGCACCCGCCACGGCGACGACGCCTATCAGGCGGACCAGGCCGGCACGATGTCCCTCGAAGGGTCCGACGGCAAAAAAGAGACCGTCACGATTACCCCCGGCTCCCTTTTGCTGGTGCGTGACGGCCAGCGCATCGAGGCGGGCACGATGTACGCGGAACTGGCCCTGGTCGGCAAGACCGCCCGCAAGAGCACCGAAAAAGCCCAAAAAGAAGTCTTCTCGGATCTGGCCGGGGAGATCAAGTTTGCCGACCTGGTGCCTGAGGTCAAAACCGACCGCCAAGGCAACGAGACCCAGTACGCAAGCCGACTGGGCCTTTTGTGGGTGCTCTCCGGCGAAGTCTACAACCTGCCGCCGGGGGCGGAGACGTCCCTGGAGCGCGGCGGAAAAGTCGAGCAGGGGGGGGTGATTGCCGAGACGCGGCTGGTCACCGAGCACGGCGGCGGTGTACGCCTCAAAGAACAGGATGCCAAGGGCGGGCGCGAGGTCGAGATCATCACCGCCTCGGTGATGCTCGACAAGGCCATCGTCCACGAGGAGAAGTCCCAGGGCCGCGAGCACTACAGCCTGGAGACCGACAACGGCCAGGTCTTTGCCCTCAAAGTCTCGCCCGGCACCAAGGTCAACAATGGCCAGGTGGTGGCCGAGCGGGTCGACGACCGCTACATGACCAAATCCGGCGGCCTCATCAAGTACTCCGAAGGGGTGGAGGTAGCCAAGGCCCGGGGCAAGCAGGGCTACGAGGTACTCAAAGGCGGTACGCTGCTGTGGATTCCGGAGGAGACCCACGAGGTCAACAAGGACATCTCGCTGCTTGAAGTCGAAGACGGCCAGTACGTCGAAGCCGGTGTGCAGGTGGTCAAGGACATCTACTGCCTCACCTCCGGCGTAGTCGCGATTGCCCAGCGCAACGACATCCTGCGCGAGGTGGTGATCAAGCCCGGTGAATTGCACCTGCTCGATGCGCCCAGCGACCTCAAAGTTGCCCACGAGTCCTTTGCCTATCCGGGTACCGAGGTGATCCCCGGGGTGGTGACCACCGACTTGCGCTACGTCGAGCAGGTGGAGACGCCCGAGGGCCTCGCGGTGCTGCTCAGGCCGGTCGAGGAGTTCCCGGTGCCCGACGAGCCGGATGCCCCCAGCCAGGAGGCTTCGCAGCAGGCGGGCAGCTCGATTCGCCTGCGCGGGATGCAGCGCATCCCTTACCGCGACGGCGACCGGGTCAAGGCGATCGACGGCATCGAGCTGCTCAAGACCCAGCTGGTGCTTGAGATCACCGACCAGGCGGCACAGCTGGCCGCCGATATCGAGTTTGTCCCCGACGAAAAAGACCCGTCGATGGTGCGGCTGCAACTGGTGATTTTGGAGACGCTGCTCATCCGCCGCGACGTGGCGGCCGACTTGCTGCACGGCTCCACTTTGACCCACATCCTGGTCAAAGACGGCGAGCGCATCGGACCGGGGGCAATCATCGCCCGCACCGAAATCCTCGCCAAGCAGGCCGGTACCGTGCGCGGCATCTCCCGGGTCGGCCAGACCGTGCGCCGCATTTTGCTGGTCACCCAGAGCGATCTGGTGAATGTGCCGGTCGAGGGCACACTCACGGTCAAACCCGGCGATCTGTTGCGCGCCGGCGACAAACTGGCAAAGGATTTTGCCTCTCCCGAATCCGGCCAGGTGGTGCTGGCGGAATCCGGGCGGGTCGTCGTGCGCATCGGCCGACCCTACCTGGTCTCCGGCGGTGCGATTTTGCTGGTGGTCGACGGCGATCTCATCCAGCGCGGCGACAACCTGGCGCTGTTGGTGTTCGAGCGGGCCAAGACCGGCGACATCATCCAGGGTCTGCCGCGCGTCGAGGAGCTGCTCGAAGGCCGTAAACCCAAGGAGATGTGTGTGCTGGTGGAGCGCCCCGGCAAGGTGCAGATCACCCAGATGCCCGACGAGTCTTATCAGGTGAGCGTCGTCGAGGACGACGGCGGGGTGACCAACTATCCGATCATCGGCCAGAGTCTGGTGGTGGTAGACGGCCAGCAGGTACAGACGGGCGAGTCGATTACCGACGGCCCGTCCAACCCCCACGACATCCTGCGCATCTTCACGGCGCGCGAGGGTCTGCAAAAGGGCATCGAATCGGTCCAGCGCTATCTGGTCAACGAAGTCCAGCAGGTCTACCGCTCCCAGGGCGTCGAGATCCACGACAAGCACATCGAGATCATCGTGCGCCAGATGACCTCGAAAGTGCGCGTCGAGGACGGCGGCGACACCACCTTCCTGCCGGGCGAACTGGTGGAACTGCGGCAAATCGAGCAGGTCAACGAGGCGATGGCGGTGACCGGCGGCGCCCCGGCCGACTGCACCCCGGTGCTGTTGGGGATCACCAAGGCGTCGCTCAACACCGACTCGTTCATCTCCGCCGCTTCGTTCCAGGAGACCACCCGCGTGCTCACCGAGGCGGCCATCGAGGGCAAGTCCGACTGGCTGCGCGGCCTCAAAGAAAACGTGATCATCGGACGGCTCATCCCGGCCGGCACGGGCTTCAACGCCTACGAGGAAGCCGAAGAAGTGATCGAAGACGACGAGCTCATCGACGACACTCTTGGCCTGCGAACGGTGGGGGTGGCCTTTGCCGGGGACGACGACTTCGTCGAAGAGGAAGACGAAGACTGA